The genomic interval TTGTATCCAATTTGATAGAACTAGTTTACCTTATTTACGTTCACGTGTTACTTTGTCGTAATTGAGGAAGTCTCAGCCTACCTCCCCGGCCCTCCAAatgtttttccaaaaaaaatatgTATGATGTGCTTTCATTTAAACCGACATCACTGGGTGCAAGGATACTTGGAAACTCTCTTGGTTTCACCAATACATGCAACTTGCTATAATTACTTGGCTAAACTGGCATAAGCTCgtgtttttcatattttattttttgctaCTTTCTGACTTTAAAAAGGGGAAAATAAGTGTTCTTTCTTGTACTCTAAAAATATATGCTATATTTCATACACTTTAATAGTACTGGTTAACTATAATGCAGGAGATGATGTAGTTTCTCATAAATTTGGTGAGAGTTCTTCAGAGAAGTTGTCTTCTTCTGGATTTCATAATGTGATATTTAAATCATATCCTGGGTACGCAACTCTTGTTGGCATATATCTATCGTACATTGGTAAATTTGCAGTCTATTCATTATTCCCCTTGACAGGCTTGGTCACTACACTATCCCGGAGGAAATGGAAGAAGTTTGTGCATGGCTAACTTCAAAACTCGAACTGGAGggacaataaatgatgaagtgCAAGATGGATGGGAATGTAAAATGACAGATGCGGTTGCTATTGTTTCCGTGTTCAAAGAGTGtactgttatttttaaaatagtgTATGATATGTTGCCCACGTATAGTTATGCACATTTGTCCGCCTGTGTTCGGCATCGTTTCTTCTGACATCTGAAGTTTATGGTATGCCTCCATTACATGAATGAGTGTTGCTTCTAACTGTTGGGTTTCTAGCTTAGTATTGAGATATATATTGCCAAGAAGCATTTAATTAATTCGGAAGCTTCCAATTTTGAAGCTAAAAACATTCTGTTTTTGTTGTGTCAATATTTCCACCAAGAATTGTTCTCAGGGCCCCGACGttcaactttttttaaaaaatagttcGTAGTCACCGAACATTTTAATCAATGTTCAATTGACAAATAACATTTTTTCCCATCAAATTCTTGAAACATGGCGTCTACGATCTCAAGGGTTCTTGGTTATCTGAAAAATTTTCAGGCTATATTTAATGCTATAGGACCGATCTGACATTCTGATTCTCTACTGAAGGTGTATTGATGGATCGGTTCTAACATCTGTTTAGGTGTTTCGAACataatattctcaatgagctgcaatagttTGTGTTTTAAGAATGTAAACATCGATGAAATAAATCGAGTTTGTTTTTaaatcaagcggaaaatactcgaaataatctttcGTTACGAAAGTAAACTAGTTTGAAAGtcttttaacttgtgtaaactgattaACTGATATAAGGGGATCAATTCAAGTTTAtattagttcagttatggtgagaactgaaatGATATCAGCTGAACTAATCAAATcagttttaaaatgaaaattaagtaatcaaatcagttttaaaatgaaaattaagcagttaaatacacaagatatgtttatgaatgttctgatacttcaactgctcctacatcACCCTTTCTACCACATCGAATATGATCcactagaaaactttgattcatacaacaccttgtacaaactcactcagcttaggacttacccactgcctaactgaactcctagtctaaaCTGGATGAAACACTTTCcaaccaacacttgtttaatgtctatgtgttaaagactacatacacaagtttaacatatttgtgcaagactcactcaacttatCAATACGCTCAATTTTCTttatatgtgagtgattgtgtgtgagcatgtgtgagaactgatctataAATACAatacgaaagtgttctcacacactgggAGAATTGTACTTCTAATTTAAGCTGATTACACTTTGAAATGTTCTCTCAAATCTGGGCTGATTGTTTCTTGTAAGTTGATATAGGTTGAGCGTGCTTTTTTTCTCTTGATTTTCACATTTATTTgttgatggtcttgatcttgtatTTATAGAGGCTTCATGACTATACATAAAGACTCGTCAAATATGTTTGTTGCATTTTGAATTCGTTCCTCGAAATTTGTCTTGCAATTTCCCACGGTCATTCTGGAACAttttggctttaagctctgCTGCAACGTTCACTATTGTACTTTGATCGTACAATTGTTTTTATAACTTtgtgcacagctggattccacttaGATAAACTTGTCGTGTTTTGCAAACTGATCAGCTCCTAACTGATGCTCCGAAATGGTCAGTTGGACTGGTCTTGAACTAatgtggtgaaatcagttgactcgtcagctgaactgattccACTGCTTCAGTTAACTGGTCAGTTGTGTTCTTCATCAGCTGACCGGGCTTTTGAAGGTCTTCTACTGAActacctatcagctggacaataaGTAGAACTggtctttgatatatcagttggactggttcagttCGGACAATCAGGTTGTACTTTCAGTTTgcatctcgatagcttcagttttggctcggtaactgatcagttcgaagtcTGATCAGTTTCATCTTTCTGCGCACTTAGATAaattcattagaaacaaaataacaagttttgttaatatcaaaatcaagattgtgaacATAAAATGTTCCAACATGTATGCATATGTATCAAAGTAGCGACCGTTTCAACATGATCTTGGTCGATTTCCCAGCCCACCTATAACCTCCATATACGAGATCAAATGGGGTACGTGCCATTGCTTGATAAATGAAAGTAGTTTGCCGAAACTGATCAACATTAGGTGTTTATATGAAAGTAGTTTGCTGAAGACATGTTATTAATCAACATTAGGTGCATAAACACGTTAAcgataaaaaaattgtaaatcaCGAAAGTAGAGCCATCGTATGAAATTTCCCAAGCTTTTACTATCACTAAAATAGAGTTGCGCGCAAAATGTTACAATCTTATAATATCATCAAGTTTATGCATTAATGGTTGCAATCTTACAACAAAGAAGAATAATGCAAGAATAAAGACAACAATCTCATACTATTGTAAGGTCTAAGGCTTCTGTATTCTAAAATTTAGAGAACACGTGGATATTGGCAATGTCATAACAGCCAGAACCTCAACCATGCATCTGGATGTCCTTAAGCATTCTGGAACATGCAAACTGTGAACTACCTCCCCTAGCTTTGATGTTATCACTTATCTTCCTTTCATGGCAGCAAATCGCTCAGCCAGATCATCATAGTCAGGTAGTTTAGGATGGACATGGGGTGCCTGATTATCTGGCTGGAAAGTATTTGAACGATTAAATGCCTTTTTCGGCTCTGGTGAAGCGACTGATTCGTGCGGTAGGGACATAGATCTGGCGGTCATTGGTGCCATTTTAGAAGCATCATGCACATCATGAGAGATTTGATGTGAAGATTGAACCTGCACCTTTTTCTTCAACTGTCCTCCATCGTAGCTGGATTGTTTCTTGCAGTAACGAATTAACAGTTCATCTATAAGAATCTCCTCATTTTTTCTATGCTGCTCCTCATAAAAAATCATCTGCGAGCCTTTTCTAGAACGGTCCTTTCTTCTACTACTTGATCTCCTCTTGGCATCACCATCTTCACTGCTACCCACATCATCATTACCTGATGCTGACTTATGGTGCTTCCTCCGAGTTGATCGAGGTTTTGATAAGGAAACTTTATCATCCTGATGACCAAAATCTTTTTCATGGCGATAACTCTTCATTTTGTTGGTGGGTTCAATGAATGGGTCTCCATGTACATTTTCATCTGGTTCAGTACAGGTCTGGCCTGCTGCATCACTTCTGTTGCAAGCGGATAAGTTAATTGAATGCTCACTATCAGAACCCACATGATTAGAAACTCTACTTGCTCTGCGTTTATCTTCTTTTGGTCTAGTATATGGAGGAGGGAGACCAATGACGTCTTTCGGTTTGACATAGGGTGGAAGGAGAGCATATGTAgtgcaagatttcaatctacCAGATTCTTCCTTCAGTTCTTTTTTCATTGATCCCAATGCTTTGGTTTGATTGAGACGACCATTGATAGTAAAAACTTCATCATTCTTTCCCAGATTTTCTCCAAAACTTGAGGCATATTCACCTCTTTCACGAGAAAATGCTTCTGAATTTTCTCCTTTTCTAGTGTGGCAGATTCCATTGTTGTGTCCCATGTATCCAGTGTCCCCATTATCCATGTCTTTTCTGTGGGATAAATTGCTTAATCTTACATTCATGACTTCTGGGTCACTTTTCACAGCAGGGTAAGAATGCTTATTTCCAGTCAATGGTCCACAGTTTTCTCCTTTCCTTGAATTACTGACGCCATTAATTTGTCTGACGCTTCCAACATCAATATTATTTTGCATTTTCCCAAGTAATGACTTTTCCGTTTTTACTTGCTTCAGTTCTTCATCATATCTCTTGATGATAGGAGAATGCTCGTCACCTGACGATGTTTGTCCTCcatgaaataaaaaattaccTCCTTGTGTACTGCTTTCTTCTTTCTTCAATGGATACTTACGTGACTGGTTAACCATTTCCTGATTATGGTCATTTGAGTTGTCTCTTCTCAAAACATTGTGTTCTGCAGAGCTCTGCCTTCTGCTTTTTGCATCAAGAAGTTCATGCCTTTGTTTACCGTCAGCTTTTTGTACTTCAACCTGGAGATCGAGAGTTTTGAGATAATCAGAGGTCCGTCACACAAGAGTTCCATGCCAGTTAAGCAGGTAATCAAATGTTACCAATAGTAACAAATGGTTGATCAAAGATGAGCATTAGAGAAGAGGGACAACAAGAATGAAACCTTTGATTTCAGCTTTAAGTTCTATGCACCCAAAAGGCTAAAACTCTTGCTGTTCTCTTTAATGCAGAACAAAGTCACCCCTTTACACACAATAAAACTATCTCAGGGATACCAGATGATGGGGAAATGCTGTCGATaataatcaaaatcaaatcaCAGATTTATCATGTCTCGACAATATAAATGTGATTCCAACAATTAAACTTATCTGAAACTTCCACTCAGGATGAAAACAAATATTGAGTGTTTAACATGAACAAAAAGCTCTGCACTACAAAATGTGGAAAGTCACTCAGGACATACCAAGTAGAAAAAGAAACGAAGCTATACATCATTGACAGTAACATGGTGCATGCCACACAAATCATTTTATCATGTTACTTGCACAAGTCCTAACATATCCTCTTAGGCTTAAGTATGATATCATTGTCCATCACTGATTTTTGCCCCTAGAAATTaattatctatgaaaaaatataggTCATAGGAATTATCGTTGATATTTATATGCTGCTTAGTAGAATCTTTCTAATCGGGCACAAAATCACAGGTGAttcaaatttgtacctgcacAAGTGCAGAAGGGGAGCCCATCCTTTGTTCAAAACCCTTTGAATCCCACTTTATTGAAAACTCTGAAGTTATGTCATGCAATACCTGGAGCCTCTTTGCTCGTGCAGGAGGTACCAAAGATAGTTTCTCACAAAACTGACAGCCACAAATCAAGTAGATAGAGAGTTTAAACAAGCTGCAATCATTAGTATAACCTTTTGTACAACTATTCTGAGATGCATAGGGACATCACCTTCTGATTAACAAAAGCCTCTAAACTATTTCCAAATCTCAGCTGAAATATATTCCTCAGATCTCGCAGTTCAGGAAAATCAGAAAACCTTGCGGCAGCAAACATCAGCGAAGCGACAGCCTCCCTACATTCTTCGGGGCATTCCCTATAAAGAAACCATTAAAGAGAAGAGAAAGTATGTAGCCCATTTAAACAGCTTGAACTCTCAACAACTAGAGCAGCATCTTTATAATCTTAGAAACTATGCCTGCAATCTGACAAGGAGGATTCAGATTCTCCAAAAACCATGCAGATATAAGTCCATCACTTCTAAAACTGCCACCTCAAACAATTCATTTCTACAGTTTCATGATTTGGTCATTATCAAATTGGTGCCAGTCGTACCCACACTTCTGGTATCACCCATTTTTCATATGGATTCCAAGTTCAGTTTGCCTCACAAAGACAAGCCAATAATACCAGGTGTTGTGCTTTTGGGCCTTTGGCAAATAACTAAGATTTTTATTTCACTTGTCAACAATAGTAAAATATATCTGAACTCCTATgcaaataatattatgtatagAAAATCCAGATGCATAGACATGGATGTGGAAACACATGCATGGACCCAAAATTTGATGATTTTCTAAAACTTAGAATATGGTTTTAGAGTAGTCAGCAATTTATCATGCATGTATTGAAGTACTTCAATAACAAAAAAGCACATGAAATCAAGGAAATGCGAACAATAAACATgaaacatacttaaacatatgTGACGAAAGAAAGCAATGTGGTAACAGGAATTACACCACTATTTGGTGCTTGCCATGCAATTACATTGTGCTAGCTGAAAATGAAatgatataataaaaaaaatcagccATTCGGACATATGATTGGTTCGTACCCTTGTTTCTCGATTCTGGAAAGCTGCTTTACAATATACTCACAAGTTTGCTCAATAAAATCATAGCACGACAAGAGATTTAATCCAGCAAGTAATTCTTCTGTCTGTCTTCCACAAGAAAACAGAGAGAGCACATGTTAGAACTTCAAGCGTGTATTAAATTAAATTGTGGCTCTGGCATTTCTAATACAAGGGAGAGTATAAAAAATTAGTTCTatccatcattttaaattagataaataaaaaatcttaaattttggTAATTATCAGACAAAAATAGGATCATATATGTGGCCAACAAGATTTTGACTACTTTCAGAAAGCAATCTGTGCCTCTCAAGTAGTCTAAGGATCCTTTAAGATCCTTGAAGTTTGTCTATACTTTCTAGTTAGACCAAAAATTGATTCGCTTCCACAACATTATTATTTGCACACACACTAATATCAGTTTACCTCCAACTGTCTACTTCACATGAGATAAGTTAGCTTGTCAGATAGGTATTATTATCCACTAGGTGACTTACCATGTCTCGATATTGAGCCCATCTCCAAAATGCTAATGTGCCCAATACAATACAAAGTTTGTTAAGAGAAAATCTCATGCTTTTTAATATGATATTCTAAAAATCAGTATTCATGTACTTGCCCAACCAATCACATCATGGGTGAAACATCATATCAACCCAATTTGATATTCGTcttcttcaaaaaaaataagaaaaactaCATCAAAGGCAACAAAAAAATCAACTTTATCTGTATCTACTACGTGTTAACTTGGAGTCATCACAAGTGCAAATCAAGTCCCTATTTTATCATATGATTCGGTGCTGAAAGTAACTAGCATTGGGAATTCTTTGTAAAAAATCATGTCTAGTATTTATTATTTCAAGATGGCAATCAACCTGCCTTTCGCTCTGCGCTTAAGGCTTGAGAGCATTTGCGCCTTAAATAACTCTGATCAAGATACAAGTATCTAATGAGTGCCAAATCAGTATTTATTTGACTTCCCATCAAACATGAATAATCCAAAATCATGGTGTTTGAAAATTGGTTTTAAGACTATTCATCATGAGTGACCCTGCACTATATTCAAATATTAAGATGGCAAAGATCTCATAATACCAACAATTGCAGGGCCCTACACTAACACTAATATCATCTAAGTTGTGGtccaaatatttttactttCTGTTTGCACgatatttggtgttgcgggcgtgccaggtgcgaaaaTGCACCAATGtgtgtgaaaatgataaaatctaacttctaactATTCAAGCGACGTGAATTCTAAATTCGACCGTCAGTTCTAGTCTCCTAAAACAACTATAACGCCAAAAAGAAGAAAACTATCGGAAATTGATGGAAATAAACCCCtgacattgtttatattttcaataaaccgtaggaatttacaagacataaaaatataacaaatagAGTTGTTGAAATATGAAACGAGAAGATGTAAATTGCTAGAAATATGCTGGAACGCTTAAAACTAATGCTTGAAGATTGAATTTTTAGCAGAGAGCTTTTGCAGATTTGTCTGTAGAGTTGAGTTGTGTGTGTTTAGAGTTCTTTGCCgatcattttcttctgaatgtGAGAAGTTCTCTCCACTCCCCCATGACCCACGATCTTCTCTCATTTTCTCCCAAGATTTCCttctctttccacgatctcctTGCTTGGACGTTATCTTCTTATTTAAATACACTAACGAGCCTCTTGTTTTTCtctattaatttaaatttttgggcTTAGACAATGAATTGGGCCCAATTTAATTTTTGGTACAAACAAATGCCCCCCGCAAGCATTGGCCCATTGGGCCAAAATGCTTGTATATAAAAGTTCCAACTTGTTTACCTTGAGCGGCCCGCAAGCATTTATCCCTTGAATTTAGCCCGTAGTATTGGGTTAAACACTCAAGCCCAATCAAGCCCAATTCACTGCTAAACTTTGCGCTTCAGCCCTTGCAATTCCCTCTTCTATGCAAACTCAGACTTTCCAGCTCCTTTCATTCTTCCTTTCTTTCTC from Primulina eburnea isolate SZY01 chromosome 17, ASM2296580v1, whole genome shotgun sequence carries:
- the LOC140817777 gene encoding uncharacterized protein isoform X2, whose protein sequence is MLDGLLGRGFSSKCKSMIKATRARIEVVRRRAEAKQRFLKEDLAKLLSNGLDINAFGRTEELLAGLNLLSCYDFIEQTCEYIVKQLSRIEKQGECPEECREAVASLMFAAARFSDFPELRDLRNIFQLRFGNSLEAFVNQKFCEKLSLVPPARAKRLQVLHDITSEFSIKWDSKGFEQRMGSPSALVQVEVQKADGKQRHELLDAKSRRQSSAEHNVLRRDNSNDHNQEMVNQSRDEHSPIIKRYDEELKQVKTEKSLLGKMQNNIDVGSVRQINGVSNSRKGENCGPLTGNKHSYPAVKSDPEVMNVRLSNLSHRKDMDNGDTGYMGHNNGICHTRKGENSEAFSRERGEYASSFGENLGKNDEVFTINGRLNQTKALGSMKKELKEESGRLKSCTTYALLPPYVKPKDVIGLPPPYTRPKEDKRRASRVSNHVGSDSEHSINLSACNRSDAAGQTCTEPDENVHGDPFIEPTNKMKSYRHEKDFGHQDDKVSLSKPRSTRRKHHKSASGNDDVGSSEDGDAKRRSSSRRKDRSRKGSQMIFYEEQHRKNEEILIDELLIRYCKKQSSYDGGQLKKKVQVQSSHQISHDVHDASKMAPMTARSMSLPHESVASPEPKKAFNRSNTFQPDNQAPHVHPKLPDYDDLAERFAAMKGR
- the LOC140817777 gene encoding uncharacterized protein isoform X1, with translation MLDGLLGRGFSSKCKSMIKATRARIEVVRRRAEAKQRFLKEDLAKLLSNGLDINAFGRTEELLAGLNLLSCYDFIEQTCEYIVKQLSRIEKQGECPEECREAVASLMFAAARFSDFPELRDLRNIFQLRFGNSLEAFVNQKFCEKLSLVPPARAKRLQVLHDITSEFSIKWDSKGFEQRMGSPSALVQVEVQKADGKQRHELLDAKSRRQSSAEHNVLRRDNSNDHNQEMVNQSRKYPLKKEESSTQGGNFLFHGGQTSSGDEHSPIIKRYDEELKQVKTEKSLLGKMQNNIDVGSVRQINGVSNSRKGENCGPLTGNKHSYPAVKSDPEVMNVRLSNLSHRKDMDNGDTGYMGHNNGICHTRKGENSEAFSRERGEYASSFGENLGKNDEVFTINGRLNQTKALGSMKKELKEESGRLKSCTTYALLPPYVKPKDVIGLPPPYTRPKEDKRRASRVSNHVGSDSEHSINLSACNRSDAAGQTCTEPDENVHGDPFIEPTNKMKSYRHEKDFGHQDDKVSLSKPRSTRRKHHKSASGNDDVGSSEDGDAKRRSSSRRKDRSRKGSQMIFYEEQHRKNEEILIDELLIRYCKKQSSYDGGQLKKKVQVQSSHQISHDVHDASKMAPMTARSMSLPHESVASPEPKKAFNRSNTFQPDNQAPHVHPKLPDYDDLAERFAAMKGR